From Primulina tabacum isolate GXHZ01 chromosome 2, ASM2559414v2, whole genome shotgun sequence, one genomic window encodes:
- the LOC142537784 gene encoding uncharacterized protein LOC142537784, with translation MVDSKPVIIQVQELQVILHEIHGEEMTLSESFQVAAIVYKLPPVWKDFKNYLKHKRKEMNVEELIANVVEHGQSSKKINFSSSNKRLNLGPKGGISKKTFSGKCYNFDGIGHKASECKKPKRNREANVKLILWVQTRGSGGSTLVPLANYCSNKEMFATLEESENGEKLFMGNSATFEIKGKGKVFLKMTSGKELTLNNVLYVPDIRKNLVSGSLLNKHGFRIVFESDNVVLLKSGMFVGKGCSEVENQLRKKIKVVRSDHGGEYESPFAEFCAQHGIKHERTAPYFPQQNGIAERKNRTLKEMMNVLLLSCGLPQNMWEEAVLTANYLLNKVPRKKQDKVHTSYGKEKPSSSKRSHETIEKEQELNQDIEPRRSKIARTEKSFGSDFITFMIESEPQSFKESMGSSEGPLWKEAINSEMESILQNHKWKLINLPPGSKPLGCK, from the exons ATGGTGGATTCAAAGCCGGTAATCATCCAAGTTCAAGAACTCCAGGTGATTCTGCACGAGATTCACGGTGAGGAGATGACTTTGAGCGAATCATTCCAAGTGGCTGCTATTGTTTATAAGCTACCACCAGTttggaaggatttcaaaaattatttgaagcacAAGCGCAAGGAGATGAATGTTGAAGAGCTCATT GCAAATGTTGTCGAGCATGGTCAAAGCTcgaaaaagataaatttttcTTCCTCCAACAAAAGGTTGAACCTTGGACCCAAAGGAGGCATTTCGAAGAAAACGTTTTCTGGAAAATGCTACAACTTTGATGGTATCGGTCACAAGGCCTCTGAATGTAAGAAGCCGAAGAGAAACCGAGAGGCGAATGTG AAGTTAATCTTGTGGGTTCAAACCCGAGGGAGTGGTGGATCGACACTGGTGCCACTCGCCAATTATTGCTCGAACAAGGAGATGTTTGCTACTCTTGAAGAATCCGAGAATGGGGAAAAGCTATTCATGGGAAATTCCGCTACTTTTGAAATCAAGGGTAAAGGAAAAGTTTTTCTAAAGATGACATCTGGAAAAGAACTGACTCTGAACAATGTGTTGTATGTACCAGACATCCGCAAGAACTTGGTGTCAGGGTCTCTTCTTAACAAGCATGGTTTCCGCATTGTCTTTGAGTCAGATAATGTTGTTTTATTGAAAAGTGGAATGTTTGTAGGCAAAGGTTGT AGTGAAGTTGAAAACCAACTTAGAAAGAAAATTAAGGTGGTAAGAAGTGATCATGGAGGGGAATATGAAtcaccatttgctgagttttgtgcTCAACATGGTATCAAACATGAAAGAACTGCACCTTAttttcctcagcaaaatggcattGCAGAGAGAAAGAATCGCACCTTGAAAGAAATGATGAATGTGTTGTTATTAAGTTGTGGTTTACCACAGAACATGTGGGAGGAAGCTGTTCTAACAGCAAATTATCTTTTAAATAAGGTGCCCAGAAAGAAGCAAGATAAAGTCCATACGAGTTATGGAAAG GAAAAACCAAGTTCTTCAAAAAGATCACATGAGACAATTGAAAAGGAACAAGAGCTTAACCAAGATATTGAACCTAGACGTAGCAAGATAGCTAGGACTGAGAAATCCTTTGGTTCGgatttcatcactttcatgatAGAAAGTGAACCTCAAAGCTTCAAGGAATCAATGGGTTCATCTGAGGGACCCCTTTGGAAAGAGGCTATCAATTCCGAAATGGAATCTATTTTACAAAACCATAAATGGAAATTAATAAATCTTCCTCCGGGAAGCAAACCCCTAGGCTGTAAATGA